TAAAAATGCCATTTCTTGACTGCTAAAAGTACTGTTAGCATTTCTTTGTCATAGATGGACAAAGCTTGATACTTGACTCCCAAGGCTTTGTTGAAATATGCCACTGGCCTCCATTTCTGCTGCAGAACTGCCCCAACCCCTTTTCCACCGGCATCCGTTTCAACACAAAAAGTCTCTTAAAAATTTGGCAAGGCTAAAACTGGAACCTGACAAACAGCTTCTTTGAGCTGATCAAATGTTGTCTGTTCCAACACTATCTATTGCCAAGTAACATCTTTTTTAATAAAGTGGTGAGGGGATTAGCTAGTAATCCATACCCCTTGATGAACCGCTTGTAATATCCAGACAATCTAAGGAAGCCTTACAACTCCTTGACAGACTTTGGAGGAGACCAATAAAAAAACACCTGCCACCTTAGTTTTATCCATACTGACAACCCCTTGAGAAATAACATGCCCAAGATACTCCACCTGAGTAGCTTCAAAAATACACCTAGATCTCTTAGCATAAAGCTAATTAGACCTCAATACTTATAGCACCACttgcaaatgaatcaaatgatcaTTCCACTTCTGGGAGTAGACGAGTatatcatcataaaaataagaacTGATCTCCTAAAAACTGATCTAAAGACTGAATTCATCAATGATTGGAAGCTAGAAGTAGCATTGgtcaagccaaatggcatgaccaaaaattcataatggcCAGCATGAGTTTTAAAAGCTGTCTTGTGCACATCTTTCTCTCACATTTGAATCTGATGATAACTCGAATGCAAATCGAATTTAGAGAAAAAGTTTGCTTGTCCTAATTCATCAAAAAGTTCCTCAATGACAGGTATAGGAAACCTGTCTTTGATGGTCAGTTGGTTAAGCTGTCTATAGTTAATACACAGCCTCCAACTGCcatctttttttcttcactATCACCACAGGAGATGCAAAAGGGCTGTTGCTATCTCGAATTATCCCAACTTGTAACATTTCTTGTATCAGTTTCTCGATTTCAGTATTCTGTACTGTAGGGTATCTGTAAAGCTGCATCTTAACTACCTTATATTCATCAATCAAGGGAATCTTGTGATCTTGTAATCGAGGAGGAGGTAGGCTTGTGGGAGTCTGAAATATATCTTCAAACTCATTAAGGAGGCATCTTGAGGGCAGTCTGATAACAAGAAGTCAATAACATAGGGTATGGACCATTACCTACCAGACTTAATCATTTGGATAGTTGACTACTTGGAACAATGTGTAATGAACCTGGCACTATGCCTTAGAGAATGCAACTTTACCCCATATGATTAAACTGCATAGTTAGATTGGAGAAATTCCATTCAATAGGACCAAGAGATAATAACCAGTGAATGCCAAGCACCAAATCAAATCCCTTCACTGATATTATTAAGAAATTAGTAGTGAAACTATAACCCTGTGCTTCCCAAGAAACCGATCTACATAAACCTTGAGTAGATAATCGAACCCCATTTGCCACCATCACTCTCAATGTACTCCTCGATTCCACTGCCAAATTCAATCTTTTAGCCAcgttaaaatctataaaattatgTGTGCTGCCTGATTCCACTAATACAATCACCTCAGTTTGACCAATTATAACTGAAAATCTCATAGTATTATGTCCCTGCAGTATTTGGAGAGCATGCAATGATAACATAGGAGTAAGAATTTCTGGAACTTGATCTACTAGATCCAATTGCTCAGAATAATCTTGAGACTCTTCAGAAGTTGGACTCTTCATGTCAGAATCCTGTTCCCATAATGGCTCACTAATAAGCTGATACAATTGAGACTTGGAACATTTATGACCTGGTGAGTACTTTGAGCCACACCAGAAACAGAGGCCCTTCTTCCTTCTATCCTCCAACACTGCTTAAGATATTGGGGGAGTTATTTGTCCTGAATTACTACTTGTCGTTCCCCCTACTATTGCTGAGCTCCCCATTCCTTGCTGCATTTTAGAGATAGGGAATAAAGGTCTAAAAGAACTAACTTCACAACCAGCAATTAACCCTTTCCTTATTGGTCCTAACACAATATTCTCGACCTACCTAGCCAAATTATAACCCTCCACCAATGTTTGAGGCTTAAATAACCGAAGGTACTGACCTATCTCAGGTTTcaaatttctaataaatatGCTTAGTGCATAGGTCTCtggaaaatttaattgattcaacAAGCTCAGAAATCCATCATGGAACTGATCAATAGATCCGTGTTGCTTAAGAGTTACCAACTCAGCCATGGGATCAAGGAGAGAATCAAATCCAAAACGTTCCTTTAGTCCCCTAGCATATACCTCCCAAGACAACTAGTGCAACCCTCCATGTCTGTGCATAAAAAAGTGATGCCAGTCTAATGTCTTTCCATCTAGATATAACATAACTACCCGAACCTTTAGCCTCAAAATATTGTTCTAACTTAGACCACCACCCTCTAAAATTTCCACCATCAAAGTGAGGACAGTCTACTCGAAAAGAAGTATTCACAGTTTCCAAACTCCCTCCTCGCGAAGACACACCCGAATGTCCTAGATCTGGCATAGGAGACACTACTAAATGTTCCTTTGCTGGAAAATTAGGAGGAAAGCCTAAGATACCTTTTCCTTTGCTAGACATCAAACTAGTAACTGCAACAGGAGGATTTTGTCCAAAATATTGTTCAAACAAAGAATAGAGCTCAGAACGAAGTTGAGATCGTACCTTTGAACGAACCTCAGATTTAATTCCTTCCTGAAAATCCTTCAAACGTGCGTCAATCCTTACATCTAACTGTGTGAATTCGACTTGTAGTTGAGTAAGCTCACCTTGCATCATTTCCAATTATTTTTGGTCACACCCTCCGCGGCAATGAGAATCGACAAAGTTCTGATACCTTTGTCACGTAACGGATCTAGAAACAGTAAAAgaacagaaaaggaaaaagatcgagagagaagaagaagagagtactgaagaattttgattttaaatttcataactaTTTTTCTCTTAGTTACTAGTATTTAAGGAAACCAAATAACGGACTAACAAATAACAGTAACAATAGCCTAAACCATACCGTTTCAATAAACAATGTTTCTTGCAAAACGAATCATTTAAGTTAATGCTAATCTATTGGTCAAAACGCACCGTATAACTAGAACAACAATAAGAATTAAAACGCAGCATTCCAAAGAGACGAAgtaacaacaataacaaaaatatgaaaatgactGTTGGAGCCATTCCATAACAAACATGAGAAAGTTGAATCCAAACagacattttattcaaattaaactctAATTTCTGCAAATTAGGTTTCCATTTGAGCGAAATCATAggtttattttgaatatgtcAAGGGCCATACTCCAAAACTCAGTCTCGAGCTtctgaaatagtgaattgaaaaatgaacaagttgtCTCCAGCCAATTTTACCCCCACAATCACCTTGTTTACCCCCTCTGGATCGATCCAAAATTTGGCAGCCCGCCCAAAAATTGAGCCACCAACTAAAATTGCCACCGTCGAACTCCCTCTACAAAGACATCACTAGAGTCAAACAATTTCCTCCAATCAAGAGAAGAGGACTGAACCATAGCAAAGAAAAAACATAgtacaaaactcaaaatcaaccaaaaaattAAGAGAGTTCAGATAAATCAactaaaaaatctaaaacaattaaaagaaaagagtcCATTTATGGGTTATTTTATCTTTTGCTTTTCTAGCTATTCTATCGGGCATCGAAAAACATTGATTTTCTGTTTGTAaatgtattattaaaaaaatacaaagaattatgacatatattaatattgaaatgTAACTATATTTATCATTGAAGTTATAAATGTCTACATATCAAAGCAAGGCAATCAACAAAAATCCTTTGTTCACATCTACGAACTGGTGAATAACCGAATCATATTGTCTTCAACTTCAAACTTCAGGTTTTACCTATAAGGAGAACTCCCACCCTGTAGTTTTATCAACGAATAATATGCTCCACCACGGCCTAAGGAAAGCAGTTCATTATGCGAACCATGTTCCGCAACTTTCCCGTTCTTGATAATGGCGATGGTATTAGCTTTTTGAATGGTCGATAGCCGATGAGCGACCACCACGCATGTTCTGCTCACCATCATCTTCTCAAGTGCTTCTTGAACCAATTTTTCTGAGACACTATCAAGTGCACTGGTGGCTTCATCTAGCAGGAGAATTGAAGGGTTTTTTAGTATGGCTCGTGCGAGTGCGATCCGCTGTTTTTGACCCCCTGATAGTTGAACCCCTCTTTCTCCACAATTTGTGTCGTAACCATCTTTCATTCCACTGCAAAATTACAACACAAAAATGGTGTTTTCATTGACTAATAAAGCTCTAAAATTAACACTAGAGAGTTTGCAGCTATGATTTGAGAGTTTTCGGTTCTTGATTAGTTTTTTATAATGCAGTTTACATACCTTATGAATTCATGAGCATTGGCGAGCTTTGCAGCCTTCCGTATCTCGGATTCTTTAGCATTCTTCTTCCCGTAGGCAATATTTTCGCGGATCGTTCCTGCAAACAGGGTTGGCTCTTGACTCACAAGTGCAATATGTGTTCTCAGCATTCTTAAATTATAGTTCTTTATATCCTGCGCATCTATGAATACTGATCCTTTCGTCGGATCATAAAACCTCTCAATAAGTCCGATAATGGTAGATTTTCCGGAACCACTTTGTCCGACTAGTGCAACTGTCCTCCCTGCTTCAATTCTAAGGTTTAGGCCCTTAAATATCAATTGGTCAGGTCTGGTTGGGTAAGCAAAGAACACATTTTTCAGCTCTATTCGTCCCTTAATCGTTTTTTTAACCTCTAGAGCCCATGAATGATTAGGATCGATCTCTGTTTTCCTATCGAGGATCGTGAAAACTGATCGAATGGCACTATTTCCTTTCGATAAATCATTGGTCATGCTTCCAGCTTCAGCAATGACATAAGCAGTGAATAGCAACACCAAGAAGGCTTGAAAAAGGTGTTCTGATGTTATTAACCCTTTTGTCAATAGTCTCCCACCATACCAGTAAGCTAATGCTGTAGAAGCTGTGTTGAAAAACTGAGAGCTAAAGAGGCCTAAACCCGAAAGCCATGAATGTCGGACACTTTCCTCTTTCGGACTTTTTAACGTGTCCTTGAAGAGCCCTAATATTCTTTTCTGAGATGAAAAGGCAGTGATAGTTCTATGGTTTACAATAGCTTCACTTGCTAGTTGGCTTCCTTCCTTCTGTGCTTTTTGCGCCTTTCCGGACATACTTTTCATCAACATACTCCTTGCATAAAAGCTTCCAACGACTAACGGTTGAACCGCAATCATCACAAGTGATAACCTCCAGCTAAGTTTAAGTGCTACTATGTATGCAAAAATGGACCCGAAAATGGCTTGAACCAGCAATGACATTCGATCTCCAACAAGGGAACGAACCATGTTGGCTTCAGTAGCCAATCTTGTGCAAATGGCTGCACTTGTGTTCTCCTCTTCATCGAAAAAACCAACCTCAAAAGTCATCAACTTCTCAAGAAACTTCTCCCGTACCCTTTTCGTTAATTTCTCTCCCATGACAGCAAAATTGTAGTGTTGGAGGAGACTGGATGTGAAGTTAAGAGCAGCTATGCCTAAGAAAACGAATGACAAAGTTTTAGATTTTGACTTGATTTCAGATTTGTTTCCACGAAAGTAAATCGATATAAGTAAGCCAACACAGTATGCATTTATAGGCTGAACTGCTCCAGAGCCAATTGCAGCCACACTTCCAACCAATGCTCTTCCCCATTCCGGCGCATTCATTTTTAACAGACGCCATTGTGATGGAGTAGGATGAGATACTCGCTTGAAGTTTTCATCAATACTATCATCATCAGGATCATATTGGATAGTGTAGGAATAGGGTGTTCCCACTGATAGAGCAGGGCTGAAAGGGCTCAATGATGGCGTGCTCGCAGCACTCGATCTATAGCTTATCGGACTTTGTGCAACATTCATCCTGTGGCGATATCTTCCTTCGGTTTTGTAACTTATGTCATCAGAAACTTCATTTTGTAATGCCATTTTCTGTAATTCTACCATCCGGTAGTATTCTCCGCCTTCTCCATCATTCATTTGCATTAGTTCATTATGGGACCCTGATTCAATCACTCTACCATCTTGTAGAACCACAATAAGATTTGCGTTTCTTATTGTCATTAGGCGATGAGCAATGATGATCGATGTCCTCCCTATGGATGCCTTGTCGATCGCCTCTTGCACTATCCGTTCAGCTTGTGCATCCAGTGCACTTGTAGCTTCATCCAGAAGCAAGATTCTAGGGTCCCGGATCAAAGCCCTAGCTATGGCAATTCGCTGCTTCTGGCCACCAGACATCTGAAACCCGAATTGACCAACCTGCAATCCATATAGTTCTCTTGTTATAACCAAATATAACAATTCAAAGACAGTTTCTTGGTTGACAAATTAGAAGTTAGCTTACATGAGTTTCGTATCCCTCCGGTAATTTGACAATGAAGTCATGCGCATTGGCCGCTTTAGCTGCACTTATTACATCTTCCATCGATGCTCCTTCTTTCCCGAAcagtatattttcttttatggatgTTGCAAAGAGTACAGGCTCTTGACTAACTAGTCCCATTTGAGATCTCAACCATTTCAGCTGAAGTCTCCTTATTTTGTATCCATCCAAAAGAACTTCTCCATCAGTAGGATCATAAAACCTTTGAAGCAATGCAATGGTTGTGGACTTGCCCGAACCGCTGCCTCCAACAAGACCGACGGACTTTCCGGCTGGGATTCTAATATTCAAACCTTGCAAGACAGATGAATCAGGTCTTGATGGATAGCTGAAATATATGTCCTTAAATTCAATCTCTCCTCTTACATATGACAAAGCCTTTCCTTTCCTATCGTCTGCATCGATAGAAGGAACTCGGTTAACCATCTCAAAAATCCTAGTAGCAGCAACGGTTGCCTCGGTGATGCCAGTTAAATTCGGTAGTGCACCCAAAACACTCCTGCAATGTCAAACCAAAACAATAATGAGTTAACTAAAAGGCTCAATTAGGATATATCAGAGGATGTAGTCTATCAACATGAAGAAAGTTACTTACAATCCTCCCATTACGACATTGATTCCGGCTGCAAAAACTGAACCACCTTTTTCGCCTTTCTCGGTGACCAAATAAGTCCCAACCCATGCTTGAAAAGCCCATCCTACATAAATGCTTCCCATACTTCCCATCAACAATCCCTTTGCAAAACCTTGCTTTACTCCCAATTCCAAGGTCCTTTCAAGTGCATGGCTGAATTTTTCTATTGTTTGATTCTCAGCTACATATGAATAAACAGTTCTTATGGAGGAAATTGCTTGTTCTGCAATCCCACCTGCAACACCATAAGATTCGATCATCTTCATTATCACATCCATCATCAGTTTCCCGAATACCAGCCCGGGAACAATGAAGAACAGCGTCAATGGAATCGCTGCTAATGTAATTCTCCATGATAATATGAAGGAAACAATGAGGCAGAAGAAGAAGGTTGAAAGAAATGCAAGGCAATTCGGTATCTACATGCCGGACAAAGGAGAAACAATGTTAGAAATAACATATTGGATCATTTTTTGTATGCAAGAATGCTAGTTGATT
The nucleotide sequence above comes from Gossypium raimondii isolate GPD5lz chromosome 13, ASM2569854v1, whole genome shotgun sequence. Encoded proteins:
- the LOC105781254 gene encoding putative multidrug resistance protein; translated protein: MVSKDGMFRYADNVDKLLMFFGTLGSIGDGLQYPLTMLVLSKVINEYGDPNAKLSNDTVDKYALRLLYVAIVVGLSAFVEGVCWTRTAERQTSRIRTEYLKSVLRQEVGFFDTQETGTSMTFQVVSTISADANAIQVAICDKIPNCLAFLSTFFFCLIVSFILSWRITLAAIPLTLFFIVPGLVFGKLMMDVIMKMIESYGVAGGIAEQAISSIRTVYSYVAENQTIEKFSHALERTLELGVKQGFAKGLLMGSMGSIYVGWAFQAWVGTYLVTEKGEKGGSVFAAGINVVMGGLSVLGALPNLTGITEATVAATRIFEMVNRVPSIDADDRKGKALSYVRGEIEFKDIYFSYPSRPDSSVLQGLNIRIPAGKSVGLVGGSGSGKSTTIALLQRFYDPTDGEVLLDGYKIRRLQLKWLRSQMGLVSQEPVLFATSIKENILFGKEGASMEDVISAAKAANAHDFIVKLPEGYETHVGQFGFQMSGGQKQRIAIARALIRDPRILLLDEATSALDAQAERIVQEAIDKASIGRTSIIIAHRLMTIRNANLIVVLQDGRVIESGSHNELMQMNDGEGGEYYRMVELQKMALQNEVSDDISYKTEGRYRHRMNVAQSPISYRSSAASTPSLSPFSPALSVGTPYSYTIQYDPDDDSIDENFKRVSHPTPSQWRLLKMNAPEWGRALVGSVAAIGSGAVQPINAYCVGLLISIYFRGNKSEIKSKSKTLSFVFLGIAALNFTSSLLQHYNFAVMGEKLTKRVREKFLEKLMTFEVGFFDEEENTSAAICTRLATEANMVRSLVGDRMSLLVQAIFGSIFAYIVALKLSWRLSLVMIAVQPLVVGSFYARSMLMKSMSGKAQKAQKEGSQLASEAIVNHRTITAFSSQKRILGLFKDTLKSPKEESVRHSWLSGLGLFSSQFFNTASTALAYWYGGRLLTKGLITSEHLFQAFLVLLFTAYVIAEAGSMTNDLSKGNSAIRSVFTILDRKTEIDPNHSWALEVKKTIKGRIELKNVFFAYPTRPDQLIFKGLNLRIEAGRTVALVGQSGSGKSTIIGLIERFYDPTKGSVFIDAQDIKNYNLRMLRTHIALVSQEPTLFAGTIRENIAYGKKNAKESEIRKAAKLANAHEFISGMKDGYDTNCGERGVQLSGGQKQRIALARAILKNPSILLLDEATSALDSVSEKLVQEALEKMMVSRTCVVVAHRLSTIQKANTIAIIKNGKVAEHGSHNELLSLGRGGAYYSLIKLQGGSSPYR